A DNA window from Ornithodoros turicata isolate Travis chromosome 10, ASM3712646v1, whole genome shotgun sequence contains the following coding sequences:
- the LOC135370942 gene encoding kazrin-like isoform X3 gives MMDEQAMNEKNRVMTSRTRPHDLFSRAFEKQSFCFESAIQSLDTLSDQIVQLSVRSPLGCLSGCPPANSSSHEALHSSMALMRRLLVDAQNKFRNMMDDNKALASRIDTDLHQAHQEVSQLRAELQDTNSRIADMAAAVVSPQSSSSFSTASEETPRSPTASPVRSSEQPCAQCNNPTVSATPVCEEDRTKGVTPAEEKSKDVDCQDMDQNLSWAAVQDKFCQLQEDNQQLVQHNHNLQKELDELRKAQQESGVRAEEETRRVQTELANAKEALAALKQDRKRLKAEKFDLLNQMKQLYGTLEDKEKELRDFIRNYEQRMHDSDHNFKQLVKEREECEREKWNILKHARDEAERSVQLRMQLGLKDSHIKQLQEHLQQAQEKLGYLSDVESRTSMIRGSNGLHPAGYHCGGYRSPAHNGHGTDQDSCCGPPVPPHFGGSGAPVITVDYDSSPSHNASGSPLQNYKKCSALPGLSRSAEEIYQSSGSSDTSTAPNTTTASRGTPAKQKKRREGKSPWGSISRVFLRNRHRKSLDPNAYEQFSHMQGQDQSQQGVAQQCSWSPQGSLCASPVAEDADKLRLLEEAQGTPMERWKAPTVLAWLEVVLAMPQYGAMCMENIKSGKILLELSDAELEAGLGITNVMHRRKLRLAIEEHREPSVCPYPKMCLVTHTWVAGEWLTSLGLPIYREQFAAQLVDGRVLDTLSRKDLERHLGVVRRAHQVSLLHGVQLLRALRFDRQALAQRRSLCEHIDVDPLVWTNQRFAKWAHSIDLGEYADNLRESGVHGALVVLEPSFTADTMAAALGIPVSKSIIRRHLATELENLVQPARMSLEAEAVVQHKRGSINERKLITATGSLGRSFMRSGRAHSTDRQSDKRRSSIRGSISRALGMSSSLKTVRTSTQREDVFLVGKPPPSPRSSTPQPPHKPPQQHRRVFSYGAIETITVTPV, from the exons CAATCCAATCCCTGGATACATTGAGCGACCAGATTGTGCAGCTAAGCGTTCGGAGTCCTCTGGGCTGCCTCTCGGGGTGTCCTCCGGCCAACAGCAGCAGCCATGAGGCCCTGCACTCCTCCATGGCGCTGATGCGCCGACTTCTCGTCGATGCTCAAAACAAGTTTCGCAATATGATGGACGATAATAAAGCCCTTGCTTCGCGGATTGACACTGACCTACACCAG GCGCATCAGGAGGTGTCTCAATTGAGGGCTGAACTGCAAGACACCAACAGCCGAATCGCGGACATGGCTGCTGCCGTAGTGTCTCCTCAGAGCTCTTCGAGCTTCTCTACCGCTTCAGAAGAGACTCCTCGGTCGCCAACTGCGTCACCTGTCAGGTCTTCCGAGCAGCCATGTGCTCAGTGCAACA ATCCCACGGTAAGCGCTACACCGGTTTGTGAAGAGGACCGGACCAAAGGTGTTACCCCGGCGGAAGAAAAGAGTAAGGACGTCGACTGTCAAGACATGGACCAAAATCTGTCTTGGGCAGCTGTGCAAGATAAATTCTGTCAACTTCAAGAGGACAACCAGCAGCTTGTTCAGCACAATCATAATCTACAGAAGGAGCTAGATGAGCTGAGGAAAGCTCAGCAAGAATCTGGAGTACGTGCTGAGGAAGAAACTAGAAGAGTGCAAACAGAGCTAGCCAACGCCAAAGAAGCACTAGCAG CCTTGAAGCAGGATCGGAAGCGACTGAAGGCGGAAAAATTTGACCTGCTGAACCAAATGAAACAACTCTACGGTACACTTgaagataaagaaaaagaactcAGGGACTTTATCAGAAACTACGAACAGCGTATGCACGACAGTGATCATAACTTCAAACAG TTGGTGAAGGAGCGGGAGGAATGCGAACGCGAGAAGTGGAACATTCTGAAGCACGCCAGAGACGAAGCCGAGCGTTCTGTCCAGCTACGGATGCAGTTGGGGCTAAAGGATTCTCACATCAAGCAGCTCCAAGAGCACCTGCAGCAG GCCCAGGAGAAGTTGGGGTACCTCTCAGATGTAGAGAGCCGTACCTCAATGATCAGGGGGTCGAACGGGCTCCATCCAGCGGGGTACCACTGCGGAGGATACCGCAGTCCTGCCCACAATGGCCATGGTACCGACCAAGATTCCTGCTGTGGACCGCCGGTCCCTCCGCACTTTGGAGGCTCGGGTGCGCCGGTGATCACGGTCGACTATGATTCTAGCCCTAGCCACAACG CGTCCGGAAGCCCGTTACAGAACTATAAGAAGTGTTCAGCATTGCCGGGCCTGTCAAGGTCGGCGGAAGAGATTTACCAAAGCAGCGGCTCCTCTGACACCAGCACGGCTCCAAACACAACCACTGCTTCCAGAGGAACACCAGCCAAACAGAAAAAGAGGCGGGAAGGCAAGAGTCCGTGGGGGTCCATATCCAGGGTATTTCTCAGGAACAGGCACAGGAAGTCCTTGGATCCAAATGCATACGAACAATTTTCGCATATGCAAG GACAAGACCAATCTCAGCAGGGTGTTGCTCAGCAGTGTTCGTGGTCGCCGCAGGGAAGTTTATGTGCCAGCCCCGTTGCAGAGGATGCAGACAAGCTTAGGTTACTGGAAGAAGCACAAGGCACCCCCATGGAAAGGTGGAAGGCGCCAACCGTGTTGGCCTGGCTCGAAGTTGTTCTCGCAATGCCACAATACGGGGCCATGTGCATGGAGAACATTAAAAGCGGAAAG ATACTGTTGGAGCTGTCGGATGCTGAGCTAGAAGCTGGTCTCGGTATCACGAACGTTATGCACAGGCGGAAACTGCGCCTTGCTATTGAGGAGCACAGAGAGCCTTCGGTTTG CCCTTACCCAAAAATGTGCCTGGTAACGCATACATGGGTTGCTGGGGAATGGTTGACCAGCCTAGGACTGCCTATTTACCGGGAGCAGTTCGCTGCACAGCTCGTTGACGGTCGTGTCCTGGACACTCTGTCTCGCAAGGACCTGGAGCGCCACCTAGGAGTTGTACGAAGGGCACACCAG GTGTCTTTGCTGCACGGAGTTCAACTCCTTCGGGCACTGCGTTTCGACAGACAGGCTCTGGCTCAACGGCGATCTCTCTGCGAGCACATTGATGTTGACCCACTAGTGTGGACGAATCAGCGCTTTGCCAAGTGGGCACACTCCATCGATCTCGGG GAGTATGCCGATAACTTGCGTGAGAGCGGAGTCCACGGGGCACTGGTTGTGCTCGAGCCTTCATTCACGGCAGACACTATGGCTGCCGCGTTGGGAATCCCCGTGTCCAAGAGCATTATTCGTCGGCACCTGGCAACAGAGCTAGAGAATCTCGTACAACCAGCGAG GATGTCTTTGGAGGCGGAAGCCGTTGTCCAGCACAAAAGGGGAAGCATCAACGAGCGAAAGCTTATAACTGCGACTGGATCTCTGGGACGCAGTTTTATGCGATCGGGACGTGCCCATTCAACCGACCGGCAGTCAGACAAGAGGAGGTCTAGTATACGT GGATCCATCAGCCGAGCATTGGGGATGTCATCGTCATTGAAGACCGTTCGCACCTCAACTCAGCGCGAAGATGTATTTTTAGTTGGCAAGCCTCCACCGAGCCCGCGCTCGTCGACTCCACAGCCTCCTCATAAGCCTCCTCAGCAACACAGACGAGTGTTTTCCTACGGAGCCATCGAGACCATCACCGTGACTCCGGTGTGA
- the LOC135370942 gene encoding kazrin-like isoform X2, whose product MLTLSVVEFEVTAVTEITVQQQSSSSGASSRVLSRTQSQDDSGFEPRATSPPPTADNPSGCSGVELDEHERAIQSLDTLSDQIVQLSVRSPLGCLSGCPPANSSSHEALHSSMALMRRLLVDAQNKFRNMMDDNKALASRIDTDLHQAHQEVSQLRAELQDTNSRIADMAAAVVSPQSSSSFSTASEETPRSPTASPVRSSEQPCAQCNNPTVSATPVCEEDRTKGVTPAEEKSKDVDCQDMDQNLSWAAVQDKFCQLQEDNQQLVQHNHNLQKELDELRKAQQESGVRAEEETRRVQTELANAKEALAALKQDRKRLKAEKFDLLNQMKQLYGTLEDKEKELRDFIRNYEQRMHDSDHNFKQLVKEREECEREKWNILKHARDEAERSVQLRMQLGLKDSHIKQLQEHLQQAQEKLGYLSDVESRTSMIRGSNGLHPAGYHCGGYRSPAHNGHGTDQDSCCGPPVPPHFGGSASGSPLQNYKKCSALPGLSRSAEEIYQSSGSSDTSTAPNTTTASRGTPAKQKKRREGKSPWGSISRVFLRNRHRKSLDPNAYEQFSHMQGQDQSQQGVAQQCSWSPQGSLCASPVAEDADKLRLLEEAQGTPMERWKAPTVLAWLEVVLAMPQYGAMCMENIKSGKILLELSDAELEAGLGITNVMHRRKLRLAIEEHREPSVCPYPKMCLVTHTWVAGEWLTSLGLPIYREQFAAQLVDGRVLDTLSRKDLERHLGVVRRAHQVSLLHGVQLLRALRFDRQALAQRRSLCEHIDVDPLVWTNQRFAKWAHSIDLGEYADNLRESGVHGALVVLEPSFTADTMAAALGIPVSKSIIRRHLATELENLVQPARMSLEAEAVVQHKRGSINERKLITATGSLGRSFMRSGRAHSTDRQSDKRRSSIRGSISRALGMSSSLKTVRTSTQREDVFLVGKPPPSPRSSTPQPPHKPPQQHRRVFSYGAIETITVTPV is encoded by the exons CAATCCAATCCCTGGATACATTGAGCGACCAGATTGTGCAGCTAAGCGTTCGGAGTCCTCTGGGCTGCCTCTCGGGGTGTCCTCCGGCCAACAGCAGCAGCCATGAGGCCCTGCACTCCTCCATGGCGCTGATGCGCCGACTTCTCGTCGATGCTCAAAACAAGTTTCGCAATATGATGGACGATAATAAAGCCCTTGCTTCGCGGATTGACACTGACCTACACCAG GCGCATCAGGAGGTGTCTCAATTGAGGGCTGAACTGCAAGACACCAACAGCCGAATCGCGGACATGGCTGCTGCCGTAGTGTCTCCTCAGAGCTCTTCGAGCTTCTCTACCGCTTCAGAAGAGACTCCTCGGTCGCCAACTGCGTCACCTGTCAGGTCTTCCGAGCAGCCATGTGCTCAGTGCAACA ATCCCACGGTAAGCGCTACACCGGTTTGTGAAGAGGACCGGACCAAAGGTGTTACCCCGGCGGAAGAAAAGAGTAAGGACGTCGACTGTCAAGACATGGACCAAAATCTGTCTTGGGCAGCTGTGCAAGATAAATTCTGTCAACTTCAAGAGGACAACCAGCAGCTTGTTCAGCACAATCATAATCTACAGAAGGAGCTAGATGAGCTGAGGAAAGCTCAGCAAGAATCTGGAGTACGTGCTGAGGAAGAAACTAGAAGAGTGCAAACAGAGCTAGCCAACGCCAAAGAAGCACTAGCAG CCTTGAAGCAGGATCGGAAGCGACTGAAGGCGGAAAAATTTGACCTGCTGAACCAAATGAAACAACTCTACGGTACACTTgaagataaagaaaaagaactcAGGGACTTTATCAGAAACTACGAACAGCGTATGCACGACAGTGATCATAACTTCAAACAG TTGGTGAAGGAGCGGGAGGAATGCGAACGCGAGAAGTGGAACATTCTGAAGCACGCCAGAGACGAAGCCGAGCGTTCTGTCCAGCTACGGATGCAGTTGGGGCTAAAGGATTCTCACATCAAGCAGCTCCAAGAGCACCTGCAGCAG GCCCAGGAGAAGTTGGGGTACCTCTCAGATGTAGAGAGCCGTACCTCAATGATCAGGGGGTCGAACGGGCTCCATCCAGCGGGGTACCACTGCGGAGGATACCGCAGTCCTGCCCACAATGGCCATGGTACCGACCAAGATTCCTGCTGTGGACCGCCGGTCCCTCCGCACTTTGGAGGCTCGG CGTCCGGAAGCCCGTTACAGAACTATAAGAAGTGTTCAGCATTGCCGGGCCTGTCAAGGTCGGCGGAAGAGATTTACCAAAGCAGCGGCTCCTCTGACACCAGCACGGCTCCAAACACAACCACTGCTTCCAGAGGAACACCAGCCAAACAGAAAAAGAGGCGGGAAGGCAAGAGTCCGTGGGGGTCCATATCCAGGGTATTTCTCAGGAACAGGCACAGGAAGTCCTTGGATCCAAATGCATACGAACAATTTTCGCATATGCAAG GACAAGACCAATCTCAGCAGGGTGTTGCTCAGCAGTGTTCGTGGTCGCCGCAGGGAAGTTTATGTGCCAGCCCCGTTGCAGAGGATGCAGACAAGCTTAGGTTACTGGAAGAAGCACAAGGCACCCCCATGGAAAGGTGGAAGGCGCCAACCGTGTTGGCCTGGCTCGAAGTTGTTCTCGCAATGCCACAATACGGGGCCATGTGCATGGAGAACATTAAAAGCGGAAAG ATACTGTTGGAGCTGTCGGATGCTGAGCTAGAAGCTGGTCTCGGTATCACGAACGTTATGCACAGGCGGAAACTGCGCCTTGCTATTGAGGAGCACAGAGAGCCTTCGGTTTG CCCTTACCCAAAAATGTGCCTGGTAACGCATACATGGGTTGCTGGGGAATGGTTGACCAGCCTAGGACTGCCTATTTACCGGGAGCAGTTCGCTGCACAGCTCGTTGACGGTCGTGTCCTGGACACTCTGTCTCGCAAGGACCTGGAGCGCCACCTAGGAGTTGTACGAAGGGCACACCAG GTGTCTTTGCTGCACGGAGTTCAACTCCTTCGGGCACTGCGTTTCGACAGACAGGCTCTGGCTCAACGGCGATCTCTCTGCGAGCACATTGATGTTGACCCACTAGTGTGGACGAATCAGCGCTTTGCCAAGTGGGCACACTCCATCGATCTCGGG GAGTATGCCGATAACTTGCGTGAGAGCGGAGTCCACGGGGCACTGGTTGTGCTCGAGCCTTCATTCACGGCAGACACTATGGCTGCCGCGTTGGGAATCCCCGTGTCCAAGAGCATTATTCGTCGGCACCTGGCAACAGAGCTAGAGAATCTCGTACAACCAGCGAG GATGTCTTTGGAGGCGGAAGCCGTTGTCCAGCACAAAAGGGGAAGCATCAACGAGCGAAAGCTTATAACTGCGACTGGATCTCTGGGACGCAGTTTTATGCGATCGGGACGTGCCCATTCAACCGACCGGCAGTCAGACAAGAGGAGGTCTAGTATACGT GGATCCATCAGCCGAGCATTGGGGATGTCATCGTCATTGAAGACCGTTCGCACCTCAACTCAGCGCGAAGATGTATTTTTAGTTGGCAAGCCTCCACCGAGCCCGCGCTCGTCGACTCCACAGCCTCCTCATAAGCCTCCTCAGCAACACAGACGAGTGTTTTCCTACGGAGCCATCGAGACCATCACCGTGACTCCGGTGTGA
- the LOC135370942 gene encoding kazrin-like isoform X4, producing MALMRRLLVDAQNKFRNMMDDNKALASRIDTDLHQAHQEVSQLRAELQDTNSRIADMAAAVVSPQSSSSFSTASEETPRSPTASPVRSSEQPCAQCNNPTVSATPVCEEDRTKGVTPAEEKSKDVDCQDMDQNLSWAAVQDKFCQLQEDNQQLVQHNHNLQKELDELRKAQQESGVRAEEETRRVQTELANAKEALAALKQDRKRLKAEKFDLLNQMKQLYGTLEDKEKELRDFIRNYEQRMHDSDHNFKQLVKEREECEREKWNILKHARDEAERSVQLRMQLGLKDSHIKQLQEHLQQAQEKLGYLSDVESRTSMIRGSNGLHPAGYHCGGYRSPAHNGHGTDQDSCCGPPVPPHFGGSGAPVITVDYDSSPSHNASGSPLQNYKKCSALPGLSRSAEEIYQSSGSSDTSTAPNTTTASRGTPAKQKKRREGKSPWGSISRVFLRNRHRKSLDPNAYEQFSHMQGQDQSQQGVAQQCSWSPQGSLCASPVAEDADKLRLLEEAQGTPMERWKAPTVLAWLEVVLAMPQYGAMCMENIKSGKILLELSDAELEAGLGITNVMHRRKLRLAIEEHREPSVCPYPKMCLVTHTWVAGEWLTSLGLPIYREQFAAQLVDGRVLDTLSRKDLERHLGVVRRAHQVSLLHGVQLLRALRFDRQALAQRRSLCEHIDVDPLVWTNQRFAKWAHSIDLGEYADNLRESGVHGALVVLEPSFTADTMAAALGIPVSKSIIRRHLATELENLVQPARMSLEAEAVVQHKRGSINERKLITATGSLGRSFMRSGRAHSTDRQSDKRRSSIRGSISRALGMSSSLKTVRTSTQREDVFLVGKPPPSPRSSTPQPPHKPPQQHRRVFSYGAIETITVTPV from the exons ATGGCGCTGATGCGCCGACTTCTCGTCGATGCTCAAAACAAGTTTCGCAATATGATGGACGATAATAAAGCCCTTGCTTCGCGGATTGACACTGACCTACACCAG GCGCATCAGGAGGTGTCTCAATTGAGGGCTGAACTGCAAGACACCAACAGCCGAATCGCGGACATGGCTGCTGCCGTAGTGTCTCCTCAGAGCTCTTCGAGCTTCTCTACCGCTTCAGAAGAGACTCCTCGGTCGCCAACTGCGTCACCTGTCAGGTCTTCCGAGCAGCCATGTGCTCAGTGCAACA ATCCCACGGTAAGCGCTACACCGGTTTGTGAAGAGGACCGGACCAAAGGTGTTACCCCGGCGGAAGAAAAGAGTAAGGACGTCGACTGTCAAGACATGGACCAAAATCTGTCTTGGGCAGCTGTGCAAGATAAATTCTGTCAACTTCAAGAGGACAACCAGCAGCTTGTTCAGCACAATCATAATCTACAGAAGGAGCTAGATGAGCTGAGGAAAGCTCAGCAAGAATCTGGAGTACGTGCTGAGGAAGAAACTAGAAGAGTGCAAACAGAGCTAGCCAACGCCAAAGAAGCACTAGCAG CCTTGAAGCAGGATCGGAAGCGACTGAAGGCGGAAAAATTTGACCTGCTGAACCAAATGAAACAACTCTACGGTACACTTgaagataaagaaaaagaactcAGGGACTTTATCAGAAACTACGAACAGCGTATGCACGACAGTGATCATAACTTCAAACAG TTGGTGAAGGAGCGGGAGGAATGCGAACGCGAGAAGTGGAACATTCTGAAGCACGCCAGAGACGAAGCCGAGCGTTCTGTCCAGCTACGGATGCAGTTGGGGCTAAAGGATTCTCACATCAAGCAGCTCCAAGAGCACCTGCAGCAG GCCCAGGAGAAGTTGGGGTACCTCTCAGATGTAGAGAGCCGTACCTCAATGATCAGGGGGTCGAACGGGCTCCATCCAGCGGGGTACCACTGCGGAGGATACCGCAGTCCTGCCCACAATGGCCATGGTACCGACCAAGATTCCTGCTGTGGACCGCCGGTCCCTCCGCACTTTGGAGGCTCGGGTGCGCCGGTGATCACGGTCGACTATGATTCTAGCCCTAGCCACAACG CGTCCGGAAGCCCGTTACAGAACTATAAGAAGTGTTCAGCATTGCCGGGCCTGTCAAGGTCGGCGGAAGAGATTTACCAAAGCAGCGGCTCCTCTGACACCAGCACGGCTCCAAACACAACCACTGCTTCCAGAGGAACACCAGCCAAACAGAAAAAGAGGCGGGAAGGCAAGAGTCCGTGGGGGTCCATATCCAGGGTATTTCTCAGGAACAGGCACAGGAAGTCCTTGGATCCAAATGCATACGAACAATTTTCGCATATGCAAG GACAAGACCAATCTCAGCAGGGTGTTGCTCAGCAGTGTTCGTGGTCGCCGCAGGGAAGTTTATGTGCCAGCCCCGTTGCAGAGGATGCAGACAAGCTTAGGTTACTGGAAGAAGCACAAGGCACCCCCATGGAAAGGTGGAAGGCGCCAACCGTGTTGGCCTGGCTCGAAGTTGTTCTCGCAATGCCACAATACGGGGCCATGTGCATGGAGAACATTAAAAGCGGAAAG ATACTGTTGGAGCTGTCGGATGCTGAGCTAGAAGCTGGTCTCGGTATCACGAACGTTATGCACAGGCGGAAACTGCGCCTTGCTATTGAGGAGCACAGAGAGCCTTCGGTTTG CCCTTACCCAAAAATGTGCCTGGTAACGCATACATGGGTTGCTGGGGAATGGTTGACCAGCCTAGGACTGCCTATTTACCGGGAGCAGTTCGCTGCACAGCTCGTTGACGGTCGTGTCCTGGACACTCTGTCTCGCAAGGACCTGGAGCGCCACCTAGGAGTTGTACGAAGGGCACACCAG GTGTCTTTGCTGCACGGAGTTCAACTCCTTCGGGCACTGCGTTTCGACAGACAGGCTCTGGCTCAACGGCGATCTCTCTGCGAGCACATTGATGTTGACCCACTAGTGTGGACGAATCAGCGCTTTGCCAAGTGGGCACACTCCATCGATCTCGGG GAGTATGCCGATAACTTGCGTGAGAGCGGAGTCCACGGGGCACTGGTTGTGCTCGAGCCTTCATTCACGGCAGACACTATGGCTGCCGCGTTGGGAATCCCCGTGTCCAAGAGCATTATTCGTCGGCACCTGGCAACAGAGCTAGAGAATCTCGTACAACCAGCGAG GATGTCTTTGGAGGCGGAAGCCGTTGTCCAGCACAAAAGGGGAAGCATCAACGAGCGAAAGCTTATAACTGCGACTGGATCTCTGGGACGCAGTTTTATGCGATCGGGACGTGCCCATTCAACCGACCGGCAGTCAGACAAGAGGAGGTCTAGTATACGT GGATCCATCAGCCGAGCATTGGGGATGTCATCGTCATTGAAGACCGTTCGCACCTCAACTCAGCGCGAAGATGTATTTTTAGTTGGCAAGCCTCCACCGAGCCCGCGCTCGTCGACTCCACAGCCTCCTCATAAGCCTCCTCAGCAACACAGACGAGTGTTTTCCTACGGAGCCATCGAGACCATCACCGTGACTCCGGTGTGA
- the LOC135370942 gene encoding kazrin-like isoform X1: protein MLTLSVVEFEVTAVTEITVQQQSSSSGASSRVLSRTQSQDDSGFEPRATSPPPTADNPSGCSGVELDEHERAIQSLDTLSDQIVQLSVRSPLGCLSGCPPANSSSHEALHSSMALMRRLLVDAQNKFRNMMDDNKALASRIDTDLHQAHQEVSQLRAELQDTNSRIADMAAAVVSPQSSSSFSTASEETPRSPTASPVRSSEQPCAQCNNPTVSATPVCEEDRTKGVTPAEEKSKDVDCQDMDQNLSWAAVQDKFCQLQEDNQQLVQHNHNLQKELDELRKAQQESGVRAEEETRRVQTELANAKEALAALKQDRKRLKAEKFDLLNQMKQLYGTLEDKEKELRDFIRNYEQRMHDSDHNFKQLVKEREECEREKWNILKHARDEAERSVQLRMQLGLKDSHIKQLQEHLQQAQEKLGYLSDVESRTSMIRGSNGLHPAGYHCGGYRSPAHNGHGTDQDSCCGPPVPPHFGGSGAPVITVDYDSSPSHNASGSPLQNYKKCSALPGLSRSAEEIYQSSGSSDTSTAPNTTTASRGTPAKQKKRREGKSPWGSISRVFLRNRHRKSLDPNAYEQFSHMQGQDQSQQGVAQQCSWSPQGSLCASPVAEDADKLRLLEEAQGTPMERWKAPTVLAWLEVVLAMPQYGAMCMENIKSGKILLELSDAELEAGLGITNVMHRRKLRLAIEEHREPSVCPYPKMCLVTHTWVAGEWLTSLGLPIYREQFAAQLVDGRVLDTLSRKDLERHLGVVRRAHQVSLLHGVQLLRALRFDRQALAQRRSLCEHIDVDPLVWTNQRFAKWAHSIDLGEYADNLRESGVHGALVVLEPSFTADTMAAALGIPVSKSIIRRHLATELENLVQPARMSLEAEAVVQHKRGSINERKLITATGSLGRSFMRSGRAHSTDRQSDKRRSSIRGSISRALGMSSSLKTVRTSTQREDVFLVGKPPPSPRSSTPQPPHKPPQQHRRVFSYGAIETITVTPV from the exons CAATCCAATCCCTGGATACATTGAGCGACCAGATTGTGCAGCTAAGCGTTCGGAGTCCTCTGGGCTGCCTCTCGGGGTGTCCTCCGGCCAACAGCAGCAGCCATGAGGCCCTGCACTCCTCCATGGCGCTGATGCGCCGACTTCTCGTCGATGCTCAAAACAAGTTTCGCAATATGATGGACGATAATAAAGCCCTTGCTTCGCGGATTGACACTGACCTACACCAG GCGCATCAGGAGGTGTCTCAATTGAGGGCTGAACTGCAAGACACCAACAGCCGAATCGCGGACATGGCTGCTGCCGTAGTGTCTCCTCAGAGCTCTTCGAGCTTCTCTACCGCTTCAGAAGAGACTCCTCGGTCGCCAACTGCGTCACCTGTCAGGTCTTCCGAGCAGCCATGTGCTCAGTGCAACA ATCCCACGGTAAGCGCTACACCGGTTTGTGAAGAGGACCGGACCAAAGGTGTTACCCCGGCGGAAGAAAAGAGTAAGGACGTCGACTGTCAAGACATGGACCAAAATCTGTCTTGGGCAGCTGTGCAAGATAAATTCTGTCAACTTCAAGAGGACAACCAGCAGCTTGTTCAGCACAATCATAATCTACAGAAGGAGCTAGATGAGCTGAGGAAAGCTCAGCAAGAATCTGGAGTACGTGCTGAGGAAGAAACTAGAAGAGTGCAAACAGAGCTAGCCAACGCCAAAGAAGCACTAGCAG CCTTGAAGCAGGATCGGAAGCGACTGAAGGCGGAAAAATTTGACCTGCTGAACCAAATGAAACAACTCTACGGTACACTTgaagataaagaaaaagaactcAGGGACTTTATCAGAAACTACGAACAGCGTATGCACGACAGTGATCATAACTTCAAACAG TTGGTGAAGGAGCGGGAGGAATGCGAACGCGAGAAGTGGAACATTCTGAAGCACGCCAGAGACGAAGCCGAGCGTTCTGTCCAGCTACGGATGCAGTTGGGGCTAAAGGATTCTCACATCAAGCAGCTCCAAGAGCACCTGCAGCAG GCCCAGGAGAAGTTGGGGTACCTCTCAGATGTAGAGAGCCGTACCTCAATGATCAGGGGGTCGAACGGGCTCCATCCAGCGGGGTACCACTGCGGAGGATACCGCAGTCCTGCCCACAATGGCCATGGTACCGACCAAGATTCCTGCTGTGGACCGCCGGTCCCTCCGCACTTTGGAGGCTCGGGTGCGCCGGTGATCACGGTCGACTATGATTCTAGCCCTAGCCACAACG CGTCCGGAAGCCCGTTACAGAACTATAAGAAGTGTTCAGCATTGCCGGGCCTGTCAAGGTCGGCGGAAGAGATTTACCAAAGCAGCGGCTCCTCTGACACCAGCACGGCTCCAAACACAACCACTGCTTCCAGAGGAACACCAGCCAAACAGAAAAAGAGGCGGGAAGGCAAGAGTCCGTGGGGGTCCATATCCAGGGTATTTCTCAGGAACAGGCACAGGAAGTCCTTGGATCCAAATGCATACGAACAATTTTCGCATATGCAAG GACAAGACCAATCTCAGCAGGGTGTTGCTCAGCAGTGTTCGTGGTCGCCGCAGGGAAGTTTATGTGCCAGCCCCGTTGCAGAGGATGCAGACAAGCTTAGGTTACTGGAAGAAGCACAAGGCACCCCCATGGAAAGGTGGAAGGCGCCAACCGTGTTGGCCTGGCTCGAAGTTGTTCTCGCAATGCCACAATACGGGGCCATGTGCATGGAGAACATTAAAAGCGGAAAG ATACTGTTGGAGCTGTCGGATGCTGAGCTAGAAGCTGGTCTCGGTATCACGAACGTTATGCACAGGCGGAAACTGCGCCTTGCTATTGAGGAGCACAGAGAGCCTTCGGTTTG CCCTTACCCAAAAATGTGCCTGGTAACGCATACATGGGTTGCTGGGGAATGGTTGACCAGCCTAGGACTGCCTATTTACCGGGAGCAGTTCGCTGCACAGCTCGTTGACGGTCGTGTCCTGGACACTCTGTCTCGCAAGGACCTGGAGCGCCACCTAGGAGTTGTACGAAGGGCACACCAG GTGTCTTTGCTGCACGGAGTTCAACTCCTTCGGGCACTGCGTTTCGACAGACAGGCTCTGGCTCAACGGCGATCTCTCTGCGAGCACATTGATGTTGACCCACTAGTGTGGACGAATCAGCGCTTTGCCAAGTGGGCACACTCCATCGATCTCGGG GAGTATGCCGATAACTTGCGTGAGAGCGGAGTCCACGGGGCACTGGTTGTGCTCGAGCCTTCATTCACGGCAGACACTATGGCTGCCGCGTTGGGAATCCCCGTGTCCAAGAGCATTATTCGTCGGCACCTGGCAACAGAGCTAGAGAATCTCGTACAACCAGCGAG GATGTCTTTGGAGGCGGAAGCCGTTGTCCAGCACAAAAGGGGAAGCATCAACGAGCGAAAGCTTATAACTGCGACTGGATCTCTGGGACGCAGTTTTATGCGATCGGGACGTGCCCATTCAACCGACCGGCAGTCAGACAAGAGGAGGTCTAGTATACGT GGATCCATCAGCCGAGCATTGGGGATGTCATCGTCATTGAAGACCGTTCGCACCTCAACTCAGCGCGAAGATGTATTTTTAGTTGGCAAGCCTCCACCGAGCCCGCGCTCGTCGACTCCACAGCCTCCTCATAAGCCTCCTCAGCAACACAGACGAGTGTTTTCCTACGGAGCCATCGAGACCATCACCGTGACTCCGGTGTGA